Proteins encoded by one window of Nasonia vitripennis strain AsymCx chromosome 5, Nvit_psr_1.1, whole genome shotgun sequence:
- the LOC100124285 gene encoding uncharacterized protein LOC100124285, whose translation MESKMLTKMLLLTLLAAILAVSAHGQNSDEKSEKANEYRLPKSVVPLAYDLRYSELNFTSFTFTGTVDIDATVAEETREIVLNAGNLAVHFPTVTDEKNNSLVVDKIDINRTTEKYWIFMKESLNPSQKIKISLSFDGVLRDDMIGFYRSSYFDGEKERWLASTQFESTHARHAFPCFDEPAFKAKFSVRIFLPRRYGCLMNMPTRIEKKWCIAKQTVPMSTYLVAFVISDFSSIPSENSAVTIWSRPDATSQAVYGREIGNKILEYFGKQFNETYHLPKMDMVAVPDFSAGAMENWGLITYRETAVLYDEKDSSAPAQQRVASVIVHECAHMWFGNLVTPEWWSYLWLSEAFARYFQYIATAKIEPSWKMDQQFVVEQHQIALGVDGLESSEAMTRPAITQSEIGRMGDSITYSKGGSIVRMMEKTFGHELFYTSLRNYLKKQAWDNANPGHLWQAFQNEVDKSGDSKINVTVSAVMKTWTEQPGFPYISVTIKPDYIDLSQQRFLLRNPNTIPTDSSWWVPITWASSSQASGSTKPVYWLADRQLRVKNDHKDDDWLILNVESAGFYRVNYDKDSWNRIIKVLTSGDFEKIHELNRAAIVDDLLNLARAGILNYDIALQGIQYLKREKNYLPFKSAFTALDYLIRQFSGNQDDDLFKEHVLSLIENVYNDLTYDDKDSDDQLTVLLRQEVNGKACSLGHSTCVKESKSYFDNWRTKNQAIPKNQRPAAYCTALKHGTKEDWEFLWTQYEKTNAAAEQVVILAALGCTKDTTVLEKYLLKALTSFQESKIRKQDISSVFSGVYSASPENAEYMLDFVEKHYEAVFKYHNSYSEIASLISGALSKYPSEKLVQRLENIIKSNATHVKSIIPSLQKTLKLAQFETSWLAKNRPIIVDWIKALKGDHPANENTTAYRLPTNVIPSAYTIHLTPFIVPGNFTFRGSVKIIAKVNATTDKIVLHTDMMKIDRPIVTRLDSPAGKLAVKEWTRTKKYHFTNIHMEQPIVAGSEISIEISYTGQLNAEMRGFYRSSYKVGKGTRWLAATHLEPVGARRLFPCFDEPALKATFDISVDVPENYKAVSNMPPKSPRKSGLWEFERTPVMSTYLVAVVVSDFESKSLIDGKGRLHGVWASPVVSHQLNYSLEVMPPIVDFFESRLGHNYNLPKLEMVALPDFASGAMENWGLLTFRETNMLYDPERMSSLANKQSVRNVIAHEITHQWFGDLVSPLWWDYLWLSEGFARYFQCHAYSEAEKDWNLEAQFVVDHLQTSFSNDASTGTHAVTTKVYSPAEIRAIFDKISYAKAASLIRMLEKLTGEKVFYAALKRYLEACKFSTGTPEALFEAFQTEVNADKSIKLNVTKLMNTWTRQSGFPVVKAELIGNSNVVKLSQQRFYLRPSQNTTSKALWYVPINWATKSDLNFQNTTAKEYLSKKMKSVEIKNAGKDWVIINVQQTGYYRVNYDETLWRRIIDALNSDEYSKIHELNRASLIDDLLNLGRAGHLDYDLVLDGVSYLTRETEYAPWKAAFTGLTYLNWRFFGRPEINGAYRTFLLDLLEPSFERLGFADVKDDRHQDVLLRKTVNEWLCGYDHEGCVKEAIRLFEKERNDTKFRVPPNQRDFAYCTAIRHGSSEDWDYLYARFIASNYATEKMSLLSALSCSKTPSKLQKLLMNAITIDSEIIRLQDVKKLFSSVIAGGLIGVETILDFIGSNYNKIAANLGDDIAKSTISTIAKRATSTKIFKKFENFVESASTTMPSIAKSLQSSLKRAKLELDWYTKNAPKILQWLDKNNPRAEYRLPTFAKPKAYDIHLEPNFEDFTFKGRVEVDVEIKADTLKIVLQAKDLDNIRVVSSAVENPITQHYNDTTQKLSLYFKEVLTAGTTLRLSFDYTGHLRDDMRGFYRSYYVDEAGKTRWIASTQFEPAYARRAFPCFDEPLFKATFAIHIAKPKGYRTLSNMGSSPVERKDDQGRIWDDYEESLLMSPYLVAFVVSDFEKFSEPENKVAVWARPQLKKYLRYAPRVGLKAIRFLEKFTKIDYPLDEMNFVAVPDFDMGAMENWGLVTYREYGLTYDIYQISASYKRYVNTVVSHELVHMWFGNLVTCEWWDYTWLNEGFAEYLEYIVSNASQPGWRLLKQFVVNELQVALQVDASASSHSMNNKVNTPKEAQAGFDKIAYQKSSSVLRMLHHSFGQSLFEEALHNYLDAHKYQTARPEYLVAAIQAQLDKEVGAGKAPSGNLEVDVATAMNSWITQAGYPVVKAYRRHTGAVLLSQERFLSSASNSSERSKVYWTPITYTSESKPDFENTSPKLWLGDKEKSIDIPVEDTWYLLNVQQIGYYRVNYDSANWHRLVELLNSEDFQVIGDVNRAQIIDDLFSLAQAGYVDYDLAFNASRYFVRETDYLPWKAHFNTLAYLSQRIDGLPKVRELYARHVLTVLDKVYKKLGFKENMVIDPHLDQLNRELILGWACKYGHEDCVKQSKEYFKQKSITSNIAGPVYCTAIEHGTSGDWDALWKKYTKAVLATDYITILKGLGCSKNATVLQKYLDLVIAPNSPIRRQDVATAFSSVYASSQIGLQTTITFFQQNLEKLYEYFGAWHEVGDLFTSLAGRISTLDQIESIKKVSNSGVSSNIKSSIDSAVKTARKNLEWYQQNSAKIEAWLNRFYGPKETTSQTPPVTTTTKKPEGESSTNEPARTA comes from the exons ATGG AGAGCAAGATGTTGACGAAGATGCTGCTGTTGACTTTGCTGGCTGCGATACTCGCGGTCTCGGCGCACGGTCAGAACAGCGATGAAAAATCGGAGAAAGCGAACGAGTATCGCTTGCCAAAATCGGTAGTACCTCTCGCATACGACCTCAGATACTCGGAGCTCAACTTCACGAGCTTCACCTTCACAGGTACCGTCGATATCGATGCTACTGTCGCGGAAGAAACCCGAGAAATCGTGCTGAACGCAGGAAATCTGGCGGTTCACTTTCCGACCGTGACGGACGAAAAAAACAATAGCTTGGTTGTCGACAAAATAGATATTAACAGGACAACCGAGAAATACTGGATTTTTATGAAGGAAAGTTTGAATCCGTCGCAGAAGATCAAGATCAGCTTATCATTCGACGGCGTATTGCGGGACGACATGATAGGTTTTTACAGAAGTTCCTACTTCGATGGAGAGAAGGAAAG GTGGCTAGCCTCAACGCAATTTGAAAGCACTCACGCGAGGCACGCGTTCCCCTGCTTCGACGAGCCAGCTTTCAAAGCCAAGTTCAGCGTGAGAATCTTCTTGCCGAGACGCTACGGCTGCCTGATGAACATGCCGACGAGAATCGAGAA AAAGTGGTGCATCGCCAAACAGACCGTCCCCATGTCCACCTACCTAGTGGCTTTCGTAATCTCGGACTTCAGCTCGATACCCAGTGAGAACTCGGCCGTTACCATCTGGTCGCGACCGGACGCCACTTCCCAGGCGGTGTACGGCCGGGAAATCGGTAACAAAATTCTCGAGTACTTCGGCAAACAGTTCAACGAGACGTACCACCTGCCCAAAATGGACATGGTCGCGGTGCCGGATTTCTCGGCCGGAGCCATGGAAAACTGGGGCCTGATAACTTACCGCGAAACGGCTGTACTCTACGACGAGAAAGACTCGTCGGCTCCGGCCCAGCAACGAGTCGCATCGGTCATCGTGCACGAGTGCGCACACATGTGGTTCGGCAACCTCGTCACGCCCGAGTGGTGGAGCTATCTCTGGCTCAGCGAGGCCTTCGCCAGATACTTCCAGTACATAGCCACCGCCAAG ATCGAGCCCTCTTGGAAAATGGACCAGCAGTTTGTGGTGGAACAACACCAAATCGCCTTGGGCGTCGATGGCTTGGAAAGTTCCGAAGCGATGACGAGACCCGCGATAACTCAATCGGAAATTGGAAGAATGGGAGATTCCATCACTTACTCCAAGGGAGGAAGTATCGTTAGGATGATGGAAAAGACCTTCGGACATGAGCTCTTTTACACTTCTCTGCGCAATTACCTCAAGAAGCA GGCATGGGACAACGCCAATCCCGGCCATCTGTGGCAAGCGTTCCAAAACGAAGTGGACAAATCTGGGGATTCGAAAATCAACGTAACGGTCTCGGCGGTCATGAAAACTTGGACAGAACAGCCGGGTTTTCCCTACATATCGGTGACCATCAAACCGGATTATATCGATCTCAGTCAGCAGAGGTTCCTCCTTCGAAACCCCAACACCATACCCACAGACTCGTCCTGGTGGGTGCCGATAACCTGGGCGTCTTCGAGCCAAGCCTCTGGCTCTACAAAACCAGTTTACTGGCTAGCCGACAGACAGTTAAGAGTAAAGAACGATCATAAGGACGACGACTGGCTCATTCTCAATGTCGAGTCTGCAG GGTTCTACCGCGTCAATTACGATAAGGACTCCTGGAACCGGATCATCAAGGTCTTGACGAGCGGTGACTTTGAAAAGATTCACGAACTCAACAGGGCCGCTATAGTCGACGACTTGCTGAATCTCGCGAGAGCCGGCATTCTGAATTACGATATTGCTCTGCAGGGCATTCAGTAcctcaagagagagaagaattaTTTGCCATTCAAATCGGCATTCACAGCGCTGGATTATCTGATAAGACAATTCAGTGGCAATCAGGACGACGATCTTTTCAAA GAACACGTTCTCTCGCTGATCGAGAACGTTTACAATGACTTGACGTACGACGACAAAGACTCCGACGACCAGTTGACGGTCCTCTTGCGTCAGGAAGTCAACGGCAAAGCGTGCAGTCTGGGCCACTCGACGTGCGTAAAGGAATCCAAGAGCTACTTCGACAATTGGCGAACGAAGAACCAAGC CATACCGAAAAACCAGAGACCGGCAGCCTACTGTACTGCTCTCAAGCACGGAACCAAAGAGGACTGGGAGTTCCTATGGACGCAGTATGAAAAAACGAATGCGGCAGCGGAGCAGGTGGTCATTCTCGCTGCTCTCGGCTGTACCAAGGACACAACGGTCTTAGAGAA ATATCTACTGAAAGCTCTGACGAGCTTCCAAGAGAGCAAAATCCGCAAACAGGACATATCCAGCGTTTTCAGCGGAGTTTACTCGGCCAGTCCGGAGAACGCGGAATACATGCTGGACTTTGTCGAGAAGCACTACGAGGCCGTTTTTAAATA TCACAACAGCTACAGCGAAATCGCCAGCCTCATATCGGGCGCTCTGTCGAAATACCCGTCCGAAAAGTTGGTCCAGAGACTCGAGAACATCATAAAGAGCAACGCGACTCACGTGAAATCCATCATCCCGTCGCTGCAAAAGACCCTGAAGCTCGCGCAATTCGAGACCAGCTGGCTCGCCAAGAACAGGCCCATCATCGTCGACTGGATAAAGGCCCTCAAAGGCGACCATCCAGCGAACGAAAACACGACGGCTTACCGGCTCCCCACCAACGTCATCCCCAGCGCGTACACGATTCACCTGACCCCGTTCATCGTTCCGGGCAACTTCACCTTCCGTGGATCCGTCAAAATAATCGCCAAGGTGAACGCGACCACCGACAAAATCGTCCTGCACACGGACATGATGAAGATCGATCGGCCGATCGTTACCCGCCTCGATTCGCCAGCCGGCAAACTGGCCGTCAAGGAGTGGACGAGAACGAAGAAGTATCACTTCACGAACATCCACATGGAGCAGCCCATCGTGGCCGGTAGCGAGATCAGCATAGAAATCTCGTACACCGGACAGCTCAACGCCGAGATGAGAGGCTTCTACAGGAGCTCCTACAAAGTTGGAAAGGGAACGAG GTGGCTGGCTGCGACGCATTTAGAGCCGGTGGGCGCGCGCCGGCTATTTCCCTGCTTCGACGAGCCCGCGCTAAAGGCCACGTTCGACATAAGCGTGGACGTGCCGGAAAATTACAAGGCTGTCAGCAACATGCCGCCCAAGAGCCCCAGGAAAAG CGGTCTCTGGGAGTTCGAGAGGACGCCGGTCATGTCGACCTACCTCGTGGCGGTGGTGGTGAGCGACTTCGAGAGCAAGAGTCTCATCGACGGCAAGGGTCGTCTCCACGGCGTCTGGGCTAGCCCCGTGGTGTCCCACCAGCTGAACTACTCGCTGGAGGTGATGCCTCCGATAGTCGACTTCTTCGAGTCTCGCCTCGGCCACAACTACAACCTGCCCAAGCTCGAGATGGTCGCCTTGCCGGACTTCGCTTCGGGGGCCATGGAGAACTGGGGCCTGCTCACCTTCCGCGAGACCAACATGCTCTACGACCCCGAGCGCATGTCGAGCCTGGCGAACAAGCAGTCGGTGCGCAACGTCATCGCCCACGAGATCACCCACCAGTGGTTCGGCGACCTGGTCAGCCCACTCTGGTGGGACTACCTGTGGCTCAGCGAGGGCTTCGCCAGGTACTTCCAGTGCCACGCCTACAGCGAG GCTGAGAAAGACTGGAACTTGGAGGCGCAATTCGTGGTCGACCACTTGCAGACGTCCTTCTCGAACGACGCGTCGACCGGCACGCACGCGGTAACCACGAAGGTCTACAGCCCTGCCGAGATCAGGGCCATTTTCGACAAGATATCCTACGCCAAGGCGGCCAGTTTGATTCGGATGTTGGAGAAGCTGACGGGAGAGAAGGTGTTTTACGCTGCCCTGAAGCGTTACCTCGAGGCATG TAAATTTTCGACTGGAACGCCGGAAGCTCTCTTCGAGGCTTTCCAAACCGAGGTAAACGCGGACAAAAGCATCAAGCTCAACGTGACGAAACTCATGAACACCTGGACCCGACAGTCGGGTTTCCCCGTCGTCAAAGCTGAGCTCATTGGCAATAGCAACGTAGTGAAATTGAGCCAGCAAAGATTCTACCTGAGACCATCGCAGAACACAACCAGCAAAGCTCTCTGGTACGTCCCGATCAACTGGGCCACCAAAAGCGATCTCAATTTCCAAAACACCACAGCGAAAGAGTATCTctcgaaaaaaatgaaatccgTCGAGATTAAAAACGCCGGCAAGGACTGGGTGATCATCAACGTCCAACAGACGG gctacTACAGGGTGAACTACGATGAGACCCTGTGGCGCAGGATAATCGACGCCCTGAACTCGGACGAGTACTCCAAGATCCACGAATTGAACCGTGCCTCGCTGATCGACGATCTGCTGAATCTGGGCCGCGCGGGCCACCTCGACTACGACCTCGTCCTCGATGGCGTGAGTTACCTCACTCGCGAGACCGAATACGCGCCCTGGAAGGCTGCTTTCACCGGACTGACCTACCTCAACTGGCGATTTTTCGGCCGACCTGAGATCAACGGGGCCTACAGG ACCTTCTTGCTGGACCTGCTGGAGCCGAGCTTCGAGCGACTAGGATTCGCCGATGTCAAGGATGACAGACACCAGGACGTACTGCTTCGAAAAACCGTGAACGAGTGGCTGTGCGGCTACGACCACGAGGGTTGCGTCAAAGAGGCGATCAGACTCTTCGAGAAGGAGAGGAACGACACCAA GTTCCGTGTGCCACCAAATCAGCGTGACTTCGCCTACTGCACTGCCATCAGGCACGGCTCTTCCGAAGACTGGGATTATCTGTACGCGAGATTCATCGCGTCGAACTATGCCACGGAAAAAATGAGCCTCTTGTCAGCACTCTCCTGCTCCAAGACTCCAAGCAAATTGCAAAA ACTTTTGATGAACGCCATTACCATTGATTCCGAAATAATCAGACTACAAGACGTCAAAAAGCTCTTCAGCAGCGTCATCGCCGGTGGTTTAATAGGGGTGGAAACTATTCTGGATTTCATTGGAAGCAATTACAATAAGATAGCAGCAAA TCTGGGCGACGACATTGCCAAGAGCACAATCAGCACGATAGCCAAGCGAGCGACATCGACAAAGATCTTCAAAAAG tttgaaaatttcgtGGAAAGCGCATCGACGACCATGCCGAGCATCGCTAAATCGCTGCAGTCTTCCCTCAAACGCGCGAAACTCGAGCTCGACTGGTACACCAAGAACGCTCCGAAAATTCTCCAATGGCTGGATAAGAATAATCCCCGAGCGGAGTATCGACTGCCGACTTTCGCCAAGCCCAAAGCCTACGATATTCATCTCGAGCCGAATTTCGAAGACTTCACGTTTAAAGGCCGAGTCGAGGTCGACGTCGAGATCAAAGCGGATACGCTAAAGATCGTGCTTCAAGCCAAGGATCTGGATAACATCAGAGTCGTTAGCTCAGCCGTCGAGAACCCAATTACTCAGCACTACAATGACACGACGCAGAAGTTGAGCCTGTACTTCAAGGAAGTTCTGACCGCGGGCACGACATTAAGGCTAAGTTTTGATTACACCGGACACCTGAGGGATGACATGAGGGGATTTTACAGGAGTTACTACGTCGACGAGGCGGGAAAAACGAG GTGGATAGCCAGTACGCAATTCGAGCCGGCGTACGCGAGGAGAGCTTTTCCGTGCTTCGACGAGCCCCTGTTCAAAGCTACTTTCGCGATACACATAGCTAAGCCGAAGGGATACCGTACGCTCAGCAATATGGGCTCCTCCCCTGTGGAGAGAAAAGA CGATCAAGGCCGAATCTGGGACGACTACGAAGAGAGTCTCTTGATGTCGCCCTACCTCGTGGCATTCGTCGTGTCGGACTTTGAGAAATTTTCAGAGCCGGAGAACAAAGTAGCGGTGTGGGCGAGACCACAGTTGAAAAAGTACCTAAGATACGCGCCGAGGGTCGGTCTCAAAGCGATTAGATTTTTGGAAAAGTTCACGAAAATCGATTATCCCCTCGACGAGATGAACTTTGTCGCGGTGCCGGATTTCGACATGGGGGCCATGGAGAATTGGGGTCTCGTCACTTACAG AGAATACGGCCTCACGTACGACATCTATCAGATATCCGCGTCGTACAAGAGATACGTCAATACCGTCGTGTCGCACGAGTTGGTCCACATGTGGTTCGGGAATTTGGTCACCTGCGAATGGTGGGACTACACCTGGCTGAACGAGGGCTTCGCCGAGTATCTCGAGTACATCGTCAGCAACGCG AGCCAGCCGGGCTGGAGACTGTTGAAGCAATTCGTGGTGAACGAGTTGCAAGTCGCGCTGCAAGTCGACGCCTCGGCGTCCTCGCATTCCATGAATAACAAGGTGAATACGCCAAAGGAAGCCCAGGCTGGATTTGATAAAATCGCTTATCAAAAAT CCTCGAGCGTCCTGAGAATGTTACACCACAGCTTCGGCCAGAGTCTCTTCGAGGAGGCGCTGCACAACTACTTGGACGCACACAAGTACCAGACCGCAAGGCCGGAATACCTCGTCGCGGCAATCCAAGCTCAACTGGACAAGGAAGTAGGCGCGGGCAAGGCGCCGTCGGGAAATCTCGAGGTCGACGTCGCCACCGCGATGAACAGCTGGATTACTCAGGCTGGGTATCCCGTTGTCAAAGCCTATCGCCGTCACACCGGCGCCGTCCTCCTATCTCAG GAGCGATTCCTCTCCTCGGCCTCCAACTCGTCGGAGAGGAGCAAAGTTTATTGGACTCCGATAACCTACACGAGCGAGAGCAAGCCCGACTTCGAGAACACGAGTCCGAAACTCTGGCTGGGCGACAAGGAGAAGAGCATCGATATCCCGGTCGAAGACACGTGGTACCTGCTGAACGTACAACAAATCGGTTACTACCGCGTCAACTATGACAGCGCCAACTGGCACCGACTCGTCGAGCTGCTGAACAGCGAGGACTTCCAGGTGATCGGCGACGTCAATCGAGCCCAGATCATCGACGACCTCTTCAGTCTGGCCCAGGCTGGATACGTCGACTACGATCTCGCCTTCAACGCCAGCCGGTACTTTGTGCGCGAGACCGACTACCTGCCGTGGAAGGCACACTTCAACACCCTGGCCTACCTGTCCCAGAGGATCGACGGGCTTCCGAAGGTCAGAGAGCTCTACGCCCGCCACGTTCTCACGGTGCTGGACAAGGTCTACAAGAAGCTGGGATTCAAGGAGAACATGGTGATCGACCCGCACCTCGACCAGCTAAACAGAGAGCTGATCCTCGGCTGGGCCTGCAAGTACGGACACGAGGACTGCGTCAAACAGTCCAAGGAATACTTCAAGCAGAAGAG CATCACGTCGAACATCGCCGGACCGGTTTACTGCACCGCCATCGAGCACGGCACATCGGGCGACTGGGACGCCTTGTGGAAGAAGTACACCAAGGCGGTGCTGGCCACGGACTACATCACCATACTCAAGGGTCTCGGCTGCTCTAAGAACGCTACGGTTCTCCAGAAATACCTGGACCTCGTCATAGCGCCCAACTCGCCGATTCGCAGACAGGACGTGGCGACTGCTTTCTCCTCGGTCTACGCGTCCAGTCAGATCGGTCTGCAGACGACGATCACTTTCTTCCAGCAGAACCTCGAGAAACTCTACGAGTA CTTCGGCGCGTGGCACGAGGTCGGAGATCTGTTCACTAGTTTGGCAGGACGAATATCGACGCTGGACCAGATCGAGAGC ATCAAGAAGGTATCGAACAGCGGCGTATCTTCCAACATCAAGTCTTCCATAGACTCGGCCGTGAAAACAGCGAGGAAAAATCTCGAATGGTACCAGCAGAATTCGGCCAAGATCGAAGCCTGGCTCAACAGATTCTACGGCCCGAAGGAGACGACCTCCCAAACACCTCCCGTGACCACGACGACGAAAAAACCGGAAGGAGAATCGTCGACAAACGAACCAG